A single genomic interval of Campylobacterota bacterium harbors:
- a CDS encoding PDP protein, whose protein sequence is MKPFWIVSILASAVFAAPNTKSYECTKIFEDRKNELLVELERIDEQRQSLDALKRATEDLLRKKEAMIKGKDTKVDQKLAEIKAKEASVKKMLEQNKKVLDEIKQLKADKVSQTFAKMKPAASAQILSQMSADEAAGIMSTLNTKVVGQILAKMDPKKGSEITAKLKAIPEPKP, encoded by the coding sequence ATGAAACCTTTCTGGATCGTATCGATACTCGCATCAGCGGTATTCGCCGCCCCGAATACCAAGTCGTACGAGTGTACGAAAATCTTTGAAGACCGTAAAAACGAACTGCTCGTCGAACTCGAGCGGATCGACGAGCAGCGCCAGTCGCTCGACGCGCTCAAGCGGGCGACCGAAGACCTCCTCCGTAAAAAAGAGGCGATGATCAAAGGGAAAGACACCAAGGTGGACCAGAAACTGGCCGAGATCAAGGCCAAGGAAGCCTCGGTGAAAAAGATGCTCGAGCAGAACAAAAAAGTGCTCGACGAGATCAAGCAGCTCAAAGCCGACAAAGTTTCCCAGACATTTGCCAAAATGAAGCCCGCCGCATCAGCGCAGATTCTATCGCAAATGAGTGCCGACGAAGCCGCCGGGATCATGAGCACGCTCAATACGAAAGTGGTAGGGCAGATTCTGGCGAAAATGGATCCGAAAAAAGGGTCCGAAATTACCGCGAAACTCAAGGCTATTCCCGAACCAAAGCCCTAA
- a CDS encoding DUF4006 family protein, giving the protein MENRSIFALDGITGMLIATVLLLSILAFLTVLGLGAQQNNAANFYKIENEKEIKMISTDNAKHRVNVE; this is encoded by the coding sequence ATGGAAAATCGTAGCATTTTTGCATTGGACGGCATCACCGGGATGTTGATTGCAACAGTATTGTTGCTCTCCATCCTTGCTTTCCTCACGGTTTTGGGACTCGGCGCGCAGCAAAACAATGCCGCCAACTTCTACAAAATCGAAAATGAAAAAGAGATCAAGATGATTAGCACCGATAACGCTAAGCATCGGGTCAACGTAGAGTAA
- a CDS encoding cytochrome c oxidase, cbb3-type, CcoQ subunit gives MDIGTIQAYAYFFFTAFLVVVLYAYIYHLYSSQWKGKRDYEKYGNIALHDEITDKPVEEISKNDEINKKEP, from the coding sequence GTGGATATCGGTACGATTCAGGCGTATGCGTATTTTTTCTTCACGGCGTTTTTGGTGGTGGTGCTGTACGCGTACATCTACCACCTCTACAGTTCGCAGTGGAAAGGGAAGCGCGATTATGAAAAGTACGGAAATATCGCGCTTCACGACGAGATCACGGACAAACCTGTCGAAGAGATCTCCAAAAACGATGAGATAAATAAGAAGGAGCCATAA
- a CDS encoding FixH family protein translates to MNKDAGRKWPIIIALSILGIIGACVVTIKVALNNPVQMSDYGLQSYHDYDANVNEIIEAKIAFDRKYDVALLTPKIVEKGTVITYRVSDKSGKAVENATIEAVLTRPDTREFDITLSPETPKDGNYTFKAVDLPKPGRWDILAKVSVGGDTRYYNLKADTRNPSTFEF, encoded by the coding sequence ATGAATAAAGACGCCGGCCGCAAATGGCCGATCATCATCGCCCTATCGATCCTCGGGATCATCGGTGCGTGTGTCGTAACGATCAAAGTCGCCCTCAATAACCCCGTTCAGATGTCCGATTACGGGCTCCAAAGCTACCACGATTACGATGCGAACGTCAATGAGATAATCGAGGCAAAAATCGCGTTCGACCGGAAATACGACGTTGCTTTGCTGACTCCGAAGATCGTTGAAAAAGGGACGGTAATCACTTACCGCGTGAGCGACAAATCGGGCAAGGCGGTCGAGAACGCAACAATCGAAGCGGTTTTGACGCGTCCGGATACGAGAGAGTTCGACATCACCCTCTCTCCTGAAACACCAAAAGACGGGAACTACACGTTTAAAGCGGTTGATCTGCCCAAACCGGGTCGCTGGGACATTCTGGCCAAAGTCAGCGTCGGCGGCGATACCCGCTATTACAACCTCAAAGCCGATACCCGAAACCCCAGCACGTTCGAATTTTAA
- a CDS encoding PD-(D/E)XK nuclease family protein, with amino-acid sequence MFSRECVVYPTTRCIRNALESASEGMLPRHMSMGEFLSRCSIAPGRIVPDEDLRLLALHEASDFKAFASLEIERSFFSFIQNAQYIFRFFEELASEQVSVDTLRDVDVYGEYEEHIAILIRLRERYREICERNGWADPIFAAETMDVDTAFLSHFDSVRIEVEGYLSRREIDILRECARTVELQIVYNATPYNRKMSSRLAEMGFDISEGKHYRLSLSQNRVLEESELRQNRALVCDTFQSRLAQVGYVKATVEAFVLEGIPPERIAVVLPDESFAPLLGAFNDEGNFNFAMGRSFETAQAYRDVESVMLYLDEPNVLNRARIRHVGAERIEWIKSRYPRPFAMEELVELWETASEDQKDDDEREIVREELRRFSHLASALENLDFKSVLRIFMNRLRNRTFDDVRGGKVTVMGLLETRGSAFDGVVVVDFNEGYVPHKSDKDLFLNTQTRKFAGLPTSGDRESLQKHYYAMLFNRAKRVAIACVQNAESVPSRFLLQMKIPLRSAQYRYEEALFPSFAPKERIRAAYEGEYDFTAHPLSASSLKSFLTCRRQFYYRYVLHLVPHELPRDLSEERDIGNVLHASLEALYRERDAYRAPSEIKNALEILWEDHNGDDALQRHMKRLWLEKLEGFYRSEIRRFEEGWRVAYREKELSATIEGIKLVGRVDRIDVREGDFEVIDYKSGNYPDVDREPKEEDTDYQLSVYSFLAATLGQVQGCGYYDLGRGELFRERFLEAKNARLREILKTLSEGKTWVWEMCDDPGRCRNCAYVYLCNREAMRGV; translated from the coding sequence ATGTTCTCCCGAGAGTGCGTCGTTTACCCCACCACCCGATGCATCCGTAACGCGCTGGAATCGGCGAGCGAGGGGATGCTTCCCCGCCACATGAGCATGGGGGAGTTCCTGAGCCGATGCAGCATTGCTCCTGGGCGGATCGTTCCCGATGAAGATCTCCGGCTGCTCGCACTGCACGAAGCGAGCGACTTCAAAGCGTTCGCATCCTTAGAGATCGAACGCAGCTTCTTTAGTTTTATCCAGAACGCACAGTATATTTTCCGCTTTTTCGAAGAGCTCGCCTCCGAGCAGGTCAGCGTCGATACTCTCCGCGACGTCGACGTTTACGGTGAATACGAAGAACACATCGCCATATTGATCCGTCTGCGTGAGCGTTACCGTGAAATCTGCGAGCGAAACGGCTGGGCGGACCCCATATTCGCCGCTGAGACGATGGATGTCGACACGGCATTTCTGAGCCATTTCGATTCGGTGCGCATCGAGGTGGAAGGTTACCTGAGCCGGCGGGAGATCGATATCCTCAGAGAATGTGCCCGTACGGTCGAGCTTCAGATCGTCTACAACGCGACCCCTTATAATCGTAAAATGAGCTCGCGTCTTGCCGAAATGGGATTCGATATCTCCGAGGGGAAACATTACCGTCTCTCGCTCAGCCAAAACCGCGTTCTCGAGGAATCAGAACTGCGCCAAAACCGTGCGCTCGTATGCGATACTTTCCAAAGCCGCCTCGCGCAGGTGGGATACGTCAAGGCGACGGTCGAAGCGTTCGTCCTGGAGGGGATCCCTCCCGAACGGATCGCCGTCGTACTGCCCGATGAATCGTTTGCCCCTTTGCTGGGGGCGTTCAACGATGAAGGGAATTTCAACTTCGCGATGGGGAGAAGTTTCGAGACGGCGCAAGCGTACCGCGACGTCGAAAGCGTCATGCTGTATCTCGACGAGCCCAACGTCCTCAACCGTGCTCGGATCCGCCATGTCGGCGCCGAGCGGATTGAATGGATCAAATCGCGCTATCCGAGGCCTTTTGCGATGGAAGAGCTCGTAGAGCTGTGGGAGACGGCGTCGGAAGACCAAAAGGATGACGATGAGCGCGAGATCGTTCGCGAGGAGCTGCGCCGCTTTTCCCACCTCGCGTCGGCGCTGGAGAACCTCGATTTCAAAAGCGTCCTGCGTATTTTTATGAACCGGCTGCGCAACCGTACGTTTGATGACGTGCGCGGCGGAAAAGTGACGGTCATGGGGCTATTGGAGACGCGGGGCAGCGCGTTTGATGGGGTGGTCGTGGTCGATTTCAACGAAGGCTACGTCCCCCACAAGAGCGACAAAGATCTCTTTTTGAATACCCAGACCCGCAAATTCGCAGGATTGCCGACTTCGGGTGACCGCGAATCGCTCCAGAAGCATTACTACGCGATGCTGTTCAATCGGGCAAAGCGGGTTGCGATCGCGTGTGTCCAGAATGCCGAATCGGTCCCCTCGCGCTTTTTGCTGCAGATGAAGATACCGCTGCGAAGTGCGCAGTACCGCTACGAAGAGGCGCTTTTCCCGTCGTTTGCGCCGAAAGAACGTATCCGGGCCGCCTATGAGGGGGAGTACGACTTTACCGCCCATCCCCTCTCGGCCAGTTCGCTCAAGAGCTTCCTTACCTGTCGGCGGCAGTTTTATTACCGATACGTCCTCCATCTCGTTCCGCATGAACTGCCGCGAGACCTCTCCGAGGAGAGGGACATCGGCAATGTCCTGCACGCGTCGCTCGAAGCGCTTTACCGCGAACGTGACGCCTACCGTGCCCCCTCGGAGATCAAAAACGCCCTCGAAATCCTATGGGAAGATCACAACGGCGACGATGCGCTCCAACGCCACATGAAGCGGCTGTGGCTTGAAAAGCTCGAAGGATTTTACCGTTCCGAAATCCGCCGTTTCGAAGAGGGGTGGCGGGTCGCGTACCGTGAAAAAGAGCTTTCGGCAACGATCGAGGGGATCAAGCTGGTCGGGAGGGTCGATCGGATCGACGTGCGCGAAGGGGACTTCGAAGTGATCGATTACAAAAGCGGCAACTATCCCGACGTCGACCGCGAGCCCAAAGAGGAGGATACCGATTACCAGCTCAGCGTGTATTCCTTTTTGGCCGCCACGCTCGGGCAAGTGCAGGGATGCGGTTATTATGATCTGGGGCGCGGGGAACTGTTTCGGGAGCGCTTTTTGGAGGCTAAAAACGCTCGGCTCCGGGAGATCCTGAAAACCCTCTCCGAAGGGAAAACGTGGGTCTGGGAGATGTGCGATGATCCGGGGCGCTGCCGCAATTGCGCCTACGTCTATCTGTGCAACCGGGAGGCGATGCGTGGCGTTTGA
- a CDS encoding c-type cytochrome, whose translation MNKLMVFGVVFVAALLGLTWVIAGGNMGDDIVNKLAMLGAVATATIAIFVALKYIRQMQTDKAGGKLADENWDGIGEYKNELPFGWAVIFLGLNIWAIWYFLAGYPVNAYSQIGEYNEDVAAHDAKFEAQHANMDEETLKEMGGSIFIVQCAPCHGLQADGIDGKAANLTVRLEEKTVKHVINNGQGMLGYPAPMPDRNGLMNANTGALITDAEIDAVAKYVAGGMKGTEGADVFAGTCAACHGPDGKGMEMVAPSIAEFNPTLVADVLKHGKKGAIGAMPAFNNLTEVQVKALGAYVTGLSK comes from the coding sequence ATGAATAAGTTGATGGTATTCGGTGTCGTCTTCGTCGCTGCGCTGCTCGGCCTTACCTGGGTAATCGCCGGCGGCAACATGGGTGATGACATCGTCAACAAATTGGCAATGCTCGGTGCGGTCGCAACTGCGACCATCGCTATCTTCGTAGCATTGAAATACATCCGTCAGATGCAGACGGACAAAGCGGGCGGTAAGCTTGCGGACGAAAACTGGGACGGTATCGGTGAATATAAAAACGAACTTCCTTTCGGATGGGCGGTTATTTTCCTCGGTCTCAACATCTGGGCTATCTGGTACTTCCTCGCGGGTTATCCCGTCAACGCGTATTCGCAAATCGGTGAATACAACGAAGACGTAGCGGCGCACGATGCGAAATTCGAAGCGCAGCATGCGAACATGGACGAAGAGACGCTCAAAGAGATGGGCGGATCGATCTTCATCGTTCAGTGTGCTCCGTGTCACGGTCTGCAGGCCGACGGTATCGACGGCAAAGCGGCGAACCTGACGGTGCGTCTGGAAGAGAAAACGGTTAAACACGTTATCAACAACGGCCAGGGAATGCTCGGATATCCGGCGCCGATGCCTGATCGTAACGGTTTGATGAACGCCAACACGGGTGCCCTGATCACCGACGCTGAAATCGATGCAGTCGCAAAATACGTTGCGGGCGGAATGAAAGGTACCGAAGGTGCCGATGTATTCGCCGGAACGTGTGCGGCATGTCACGGACCTGACGGTAAAGGTATGGAAATGGTTGCGCCAAGCATCGCCGAGTTCAATCCTACTTTGGTTGCCGACGTTCTCAAACACGGTAAAAAAGGTGCGATCGGTGCAATGCCTGCATTCAACAACTTGACCGAAGTTCAAGTCAAAGCGCTTGGTGCGTATGTCACCGGCCTCAGCAAATAA
- a CDS encoding 3-dehydroquinate dehydratase, with the protein MLLSRGLAALTFICIFAFSLHAEFLYKDDVVKNPAFTEQINAIGTELKAKTGVSLYLVMVRDLDGNQSIADFEKQLAREIKEPAVIMTFIELEQKVDILARPVSLYEHFNKQQVLSPNATFIGAVVSAVMFARSYDEAKELIANRGGTILPILAEKAKGDDIVSKYSVAMYNGYADVAEQIAAHQGVSLSSSAGSGSKNFIDILRVIFYGIILYAIILYIRGKYFRKEGKKDE; encoded by the coding sequence TTGTTACTCTCGCGAGGGCTGGCGGCCCTCACCTTCATTTGTATCTTCGCATTTTCTCTTCATGCAGAATTCTTATATAAAGACGATGTTGTCAAAAATCCGGCATTTACCGAACAGATTAACGCGATCGGCACGGAGCTAAAAGCCAAAACGGGCGTTTCGCTCTACCTTGTCATGGTTCGTGACCTCGACGGCAACCAGAGCATCGCCGACTTCGAAAAGCAGCTGGCCCGGGAAATCAAAGAGCCCGCCGTCATCATGACTTTTATCGAGCTGGAACAAAAAGTCGATATCCTGGCGCGTCCCGTCTCTTTATATGAGCATTTTAACAAACAGCAGGTCCTCAGTCCCAACGCAACGTTTATCGGTGCGGTGGTGAGCGCGGTGATGTTCGCCCGCAGCTACGACGAAGCCAAAGAGCTGATAGCCAACCGCGGCGGTACGATCCTCCCGATCCTGGCCGAAAAAGCCAAAGGGGACGATATCGTCTCAAAATACTCGGTTGCCATGTACAACGGCTATGCCGACGTCGCCGAGCAGATTGCCGCGCATCAGGGGGTGAGCCTCAGCTCATCCGCCGGAAGCGGCAGCAAAAATTTCATCGATATTTTACGCGTCATTTTTTACGGTATCATTCTTTACGCAATTATCCTCTATATTCGGGGAAAATATTTTCGTAAAGAAGGTAAAAAGGATGAATAA
- the ccoN gene encoding cytochrome-c oxidase, cbb3-type subunit I, with protein MENRPLEYDYTVAKMFMLTTVLLGIVGMLVGVILAWQMAFPAVNLMLGEGLAEYTNFSRLRPLHTDAVIFGFTLSGIWATWYYVGQRVLKVSMAESKFLMFLGKLHFWLYLLVVVAVVGSLLMGITTSKEYAEFEWPIDIAVVAVWVIWGMSVFGLIGIRREKSLYISIWYYIATFLGIAMLYLFNNMAIPTYFASGGIGNWYHSVSMYAGTNDALVQWWYGHNAVAFGFTVPIVAMIYYFLPKESGQAVYSYKLSLLAFWGLMFVYLWAGGHHLIYSTVPDWMQTMGSVFSVVLILPSWGSAINMLLTMKGEWQQVAASPLIKFMILASTFYMFSTLEGPIQAIKSVNALAHFTDWIVGHVHDGVLGWVAFMIMAALFHMAPRVFKREIYSKSLMNTQFWIQTLGVVLYFTSMWIAGITQGMMWRAHDEFGNLAYSFIDTVSVLHPYFTIRAVGGTLYLIGMFLFAYNMYKTMTSARRVDESELQTASPMGA; from the coding sequence ATGGAGAATCGTCCATTGGAGTATGATTACACGGTCGCTAAGATGTTTATGCTTACTACTGTGTTACTCGGAATCGTCGGAATGCTCGTCGGTGTTATTTTGGCATGGCAAATGGCATTTCCGGCAGTAAATCTTATGCTGGGTGAAGGGTTGGCGGAGTACACCAACTTCAGCCGTCTTCGTCCGTTGCATACCGACGCGGTAATCTTCGGGTTTACCCTGAGCGGTATTTGGGCTACATGGTATTATGTAGGTCAGCGTGTTTTGAAAGTATCGATGGCGGAATCTAAATTCCTCATGTTCCTCGGTAAACTGCACTTCTGGCTCTATCTGCTCGTTGTTGTAGCGGTTGTCGGTTCACTCTTGATGGGTATCACTACCTCGAAAGAGTATGCGGAATTCGAATGGCCGATCGACATCGCTGTCGTAGCGGTATGGGTTATCTGGGGTATGAGCGTTTTCGGTTTGATCGGTATCCGCCGTGAAAAATCGCTTTACATCTCTATCTGGTATTACATCGCTACGTTCCTCGGTATCGCTATGCTTTACCTGTTCAACAACATGGCTATCCCTACGTATTTCGCTTCCGGCGGTATCGGTAACTGGTACCACTCTGTTTCGATGTATGCGGGAACCAACGACGCTCTGGTACAGTGGTGGTACGGACACAACGCGGTTGCATTCGGTTTCACCGTTCCCATCGTTGCGATGATCTACTACTTCCTCCCGAAAGAATCGGGCCAAGCGGTTTATTCGTATAAACTCTCTTTGCTTGCGTTCTGGGGTCTGATGTTTGTTTACCTCTGGGCCGGCGGACACCACCTGATCTACTCTACTGTACCCGACTGGATGCAGACTATGGGTTCTGTTTTCTCGGTAGTTCTGATTCTTCCTTCATGGGGTTCTGCGATCAACATGCTCTTGACCATGAAAGGTGAATGGCAGCAGGTAGCGGCAAGTCCGTTGATCAAATTCATGATCCTTGCGTCAACATTCTACATGTTCTCGACTCTTGAAGGTCCGATCCAGGCGATCAAATCGGTCAATGCGCTGGCTCACTTCACAGACTGGATCGTCGGTCACGTACACGACGGTGTTCTGGGATGGGTTGCGTTCATGATCATGGCCGCTCTTTTCCATATGGCTCCACGTGTTTTCAAACGCGAGATCTATTCTAAATCACTGATGAACACGCAGTTCTGGATTCAGACTCTGGGTGTTGTTCTGTACTTCACGTCTATGTGGATCGCAGGTATTACACAGGGTATGATGTGGCGTGCTCACGATGAGTTCGGTAACCTAGCTTACTCGTTCATCGATACGGTTTCTGTATTGCACCCGTATTTCACTATCCGTGCAGTTGGTGGTACATTGTATCTGATCGGTATGTTCTTGTTCGCGTACAACATGTACAAAACAATGACAAGCGCTCGTCGTGTTGATGAGAGCGAACTTCAAACCGCATCGCCTATGGGCGCTTAA
- the ccoO gene encoding cytochrome-c oxidase, cbb3-type subunit II, with the protein MFHWLEKHPFFFAVAVFVVISFAGLIEILPNFAQASQPVVGTKPYSTLELAGRHVYIKNSCNACHSQLVRPFKSETDRYGHYSLSGEYAYDRPFLWGSKRTGPDLMRVGNYRTTDWHENHMWEPSAVVPGSIMPAYRWMFKNTADIDTAYAEQVTVNKVFAVPYNQEIPMADGTKATVKLGATLEEAKAEALEEAKAIAADMKNQDVKDAVAAGQIPEIVALIAYMNSLK; encoded by the coding sequence ATGTTTCACTGGTTAGAAAAACACCCGTTCTTTTTCGCGGTTGCTGTATTCGTCGTCATTTCATTCGCAGGGCTCATCGAGATTCTGCCAAACTTCGCGCAGGCGTCTCAGCCGGTTGTCGGGACAAAACCCTACAGCACGCTGGAACTTGCGGGTCGTCATGTTTACATTAAAAACAGCTGTAACGCGTGTCACTCGCAGCTGGTTCGTCCGTTCAAATCTGAAACCGACCGTTACGGTCACTACAGCCTGAGCGGTGAATACGCTTACGACCGTCCGTTCCTTTGGGGTTCAAAACGTACAGGTCCTGACTTGATGCGTGTAGGTAACTACCGTACAACCGACTGGCACGAAAACCACATGTGGGAACCTTCAGCGGTTGTCCCTGGTTCGATCATGCCGGCGTACCGCTGGATGTTCAAAAATACGGCGGATATCGATACGGCGTATGCTGAGCAGGTAACGGTCAATAAAGTATTCGCGGTTCCTTACAACCAAGAGATCCCGATGGCTGACGGTACAAAAGCGACCGTTAAATTGGGTGCGACGTTGGAAGAAGCAAAAGCCGAAGCGCTTGAAGAAGCCAAAGCGATTGCAGCGGATATGAAAAACCAAGACGTCAAAGATGCGGTAGCGGCGGGACAGATTCCTGAAATCGTTGCGCTTATCGCATACATGAACAGCCTGAAATAA
- the carA gene encoding glutamine-hydrolyzing carbamoyl-phosphate synthase small subunit, with protein MRDVWIYLENGTYLQGKSFGADTTAVGEIVFNTSMSGYQEIITDPSYAGQFVTFTMPEIGNVGVNAEDMESTRAHCKGIIVRQYQARYSNFRAEEALHTFLEKHGIIGICEVDTRFITKMLRTEGAMMMIASTKVSDKGELKKMLESSPRIEEINYIEEVSTKSPYKHRDGVYDPVTFRYNDASEAKARLAAIDFGVKRNILNELTEVGFEVEVLPNTFNADDLIKRYEAGEIDGVFLSNGPGDPLVLKKEQAEIKKLIERKVPLCGICLGHQLLSIAHGYDTHKLKFGHHGGNHPVKNVKTGMVEITAQNHNYNVPESVREIADVTHINLFDNTIEGLRYKTGPVFSVQHHPESSPGPKEARTIFTDFLQLVQR; from the coding sequence ATGCGCGACGTATGGATTTATCTTGAAAACGGCACTTACCTGCAGGGGAAGAGTTTCGGTGCCGACACCACCGCCGTCGGTGAAATCGTTTTCAATACGTCTATGAGCGGATACCAGGAGATCATCACCGACCCTTCCTACGCGGGGCAGTTTGTGACCTTCACGATGCCTGAAATCGGGAATGTCGGGGTCAATGCCGAAGATATGGAAAGCACCCGTGCCCACTGCAAGGGGATCATCGTCCGTCAATACCAGGCGCGATACTCGAATTTCCGCGCCGAAGAGGCTCTGCACACTTTTCTCGAAAAACACGGTATTATCGGGATCTGCGAAGTCGACACCCGTTTCATCACGAAAATGCTCCGTACCGAAGGGGCGATGATGATGATCGCTTCTACAAAGGTAAGCGACAAGGGCGAACTCAAAAAAATGCTTGAAAGCTCTCCGCGCATCGAAGAGATCAACTACATCGAGGAAGTGAGCACGAAGAGCCCCTACAAACACCGTGACGGCGTCTACGATCCCGTAACGTTCCGCTACAACGACGCCTCTGAAGCCAAAGCGCGTCTTGCCGCGATCGATTTCGGGGTAAAACGCAACATCCTCAACGAACTCACCGAAGTGGGATTCGAAGTGGAAGTGCTTCCCAACACGTTCAATGCAGACGATTTGATCAAGCGCTATGAAGCCGGAGAGATCGACGGCGTGTTCCTCTCCAACGGCCCCGGAGACCCGCTGGTCCTGAAAAAGGAACAAGCCGAGATCAAAAAACTGATCGAGCGTAAAGTTCCGCTGTGCGGCATCTGCCTCGGGCACCAGCTGCTCAGCATCGCCCACGGGTACGATACCCACAAACTCAAATTCGGCCACCACGGCGGGAACCACCCCGTTAAAAACGTCAAAACGGGAATGGTCGAGATCACGGCGCAGAACCACAACTACAACGTTCCCGAATCGGTGCGCGAAATCGCCGACGTGACCCATATCAACCTCTTCGACAATACGATTGAAGGGCTTCGCTACAAAACGGGTCCCGTCTTCTCGGTGCAACACCACCCCGAATCGAGCCCGGGACCGAAAGAGGCCCGCACCATTTTTACCGACTTCCTTCAGCTCGTTCAGCGCTGA
- a CDS encoding flagellar FliJ family protein — MGKSRYEPLVKLKKKNLEEAERALIAANNEVAGASHSLNRAYEILATLHLPQSGSVRDLSQAKLMIRTQHETIERCKTALQEAEEKQRMMRERFNVSRIEFEKFSYLEVQEVNAKIKKIKAQEAKMLDEIGTLTYKRDNK, encoded by the coding sequence ATGGGAAAATCGCGTTACGAGCCTCTGGTCAAACTGAAAAAAAAGAATCTCGAAGAGGCCGAACGCGCCCTGATCGCGGCGAATAACGAAGTCGCTGGGGCCAGCCACAGCCTCAACCGCGCTTATGAAATCCTTGCCACCCTCCACCTCCCCCAAAGCGGCTCCGTCCGCGACCTTTCCCAGGCCAAACTGATGATCCGGACCCAGCACGAGACTATCGAACGGTGTAAAACGGCTCTGCAGGAGGCTGAGGAAAAACAGCGTATGATGCGCGAACGGTTTAACGTCTCACGGATCGAATTCGAGAAGTTCAGCTATCTCGAAGTGCAGGAAGTAAACGCCAAGATCAAAAAAATCAAGGCGCAAGAAGCTAAAATGCTTGACGAAATCGGCACACTAACCTATAAAAGAGATAACAAATGA
- a CDS encoding DUF507 family protein: protein MKVSLTHVPHIATRIAVDLSRSGLVTMTKGLESAAKEAESVLAANIKKEMALEEKVKEIVNANEEQIDFYLADERQLFFMIKKKLAPEFGVILSYEDRYSDIAHQILDALYEEDLIRYDVSENRIKNVIYDAITASIADTAEIESAVFQKIKSYKRHLIPGTDEFEIVYDKLYKEELVRRGIA from the coding sequence ATGAAGGTTTCACTGACACACGTACCCCACATCGCAACGCGTATTGCCGTTGATCTAAGCCGCAGCGGGCTGGTCACGATGACCAAAGGGCTGGAAAGTGCCGCAAAAGAAGCGGAATCGGTCTTGGCTGCCAACATCAAAAAAGAGATGGCCCTCGAAGAGAAAGTCAAAGAGATCGTCAACGCCAACGAAGAGCAGATCGATTTCTACCTTGCCGACGAACGCCAGCTTTTTTTCATGATCAAAAAGAAACTGGCTCCGGAATTCGGCGTCATCCTTTCGTACGAAGACCGTTATTCGGACATTGCCCACCAGATTCTCGACGCCCTTTATGAAGAAGACCTGATCCGTTACGACGTCAGCGAAAACCGGATCAAAAACGTCATTTACGACGCGATCACCGCATCGATCGCCGATACGGCCGAGATCGAATCGGCCGTATTCCAGAAAATCAAAAGCTACAAGCGCCATCTCATTCCCGGGACCGACGAGTTTGAGATCGTTTACGACAAACTCTACAAAGAAGAGCTGGTACGAAGGGGGATCGCATGA